Proteins from one Paenibacillus amylolyticus genomic window:
- the flgL gene encoding flagellar hook-associated protein FlgL, which yields MRITNNMLSSQLLLNLNRNAQQMNNTQTQLATGRKINKPSDDPVGITYSLRYRAELSSNEQYQKNVDSAVSWLEFNDTVMNQAGNVVQRLRELTVQASTGTNPQSALDSIKEEVKQLNEQLIDISNSKLNGKYVFNGETYDVKPYDFPANPDGTLDTTNAASVVTDKGKINFIVGESVQLPINVSGNEVFGTETEEDNLFVIMNTIMQALTEGDQKELSDQLDNIDSRMGKMLSIRSEIGAKTNRVDLMMGRLEDLGINLTDLQSKVEDADYAELSLQSKIQENIYNASLSAGAKIISPSLVDFLR from the coding sequence AATTACGAATAACATGCTTAGTTCACAGTTGCTTTTGAACTTGAACCGGAATGCACAGCAGATGAACAATACGCAGACTCAACTGGCAACAGGCCGTAAAATTAACAAACCTTCGGATGATCCGGTAGGGATAACATACTCCCTTCGTTATCGTGCAGAACTTTCATCCAATGAGCAGTATCAGAAAAACGTAGATAGTGCGGTTTCCTGGCTTGAGTTCAACGATACTGTTATGAATCAGGCGGGGAATGTCGTGCAGCGTCTGCGTGAGTTGACGGTACAAGCTTCAACAGGTACGAATCCTCAGTCTGCTCTGGATAGCATTAAAGAAGAGGTAAAACAACTTAATGAACAGTTGATTGATATCTCCAATAGTAAGCTTAACGGCAAATATGTTTTCAATGGTGAGACATATGATGTGAAACCGTACGATTTCCCTGCAAATCCTGATGGTACGTTGGATACAACAAATGCTGCCTCTGTTGTTACGGATAAAGGAAAAATTAACTTCATTGTAGGGGAAAGTGTTCAATTGCCTATTAATGTGAGTGGTAATGAAGTATTTGGAACAGAGACGGAAGAAGATAATCTTTTTGTCATTATGAATACCATTATGCAAGCCTTGACTGAAGGTGATCAGAAAGAGCTATCTGATCAGTTGGATAACATCGATAGTAGAATGGGTAAAATGTTGTCAATTCGATCCGAAATTGGAGCAAAGACTAACCGTGTTGACTTGATGATGGGGCGCTTGGAAGATCTCGGTATTAATCTGACAGATCTGCAATCCAAGGTGGAAGATGCGGATTACGCAGAACTATCTTTGCAATCTAAAATTCAAGAAAATATCTATAATGCTTCTCTTTCAGCAGGTGCCAAAATCATCTCGCCATCTCTGGTGGACTTCCTGAGATAA
- a CDS encoding DUF6470 family protein, with product MNTLPVVQIRTTPSILNIDADPGQYSIRQPKAEVQLHTKPAKLTVQSHPIELNVDQSKAFSAYTGGNMIDMNARIYSGIQQNFLQNIASRVEQGNQLAAIHKPGNTIANIVGTDWKPQPFPETRTPASFDNVDIRINTRPPDISYDPAVSEMNVIVNKPEIEYQRGKLDIYVKQYASVQYTPPAIDMEL from the coding sequence ATGAACACTCTTCCTGTTGTTCAGATTCGAACTACGCCATCTATTTTAAACATCGATGCTGACCCTGGACAGTACTCCATTCGTCAGCCTAAGGCGGAGGTTCAACTTCATACCAAACCTGCGAAACTGACTGTACAAAGCCATCCAATTGAGCTGAACGTTGATCAAAGTAAGGCATTCTCTGCATATACCGGTGGCAACATGATTGATATGAACGCTCGTATCTATTCGGGGATCCAACAGAATTTTCTGCAAAATATAGCTTCACGTGTAGAGCAGGGTAATCAGTTAGCAGCTATTCATAAACCGGGAAATACGATTGCTAATATTGTGGGTACCGACTGGAAGCCGCAACCTTTTCCAGAGACGAGAACCCCTGCTTCTTTTGATAATGTGGATATTCGTATCAACACAAGACCTCCAGATATTAGCTATGATCCGGCGGTCTCTGAGATGAACGTCATCGTGAATAAGCCGGAGATTGAGTATCAGAGAGGCAAACTGGACATTTATGTAAAACAGTACGCATCAGTGCAATATACTCCACCAGCCATAGATATGGAGTTATAA
- the fliW gene encoding flagellar assembly protein FliW has product MYKFIAKEAFIIHIQTSMWGEVEVQEKDIYQFPKGLPGFDEETEFALIPWEDTPFSYLQSVREKDLSFLLVSPFTFVTDYSFELSEVDKQELEIAEQVSVYSLVTIHSQTNHSTMNLLAPVVLNPEKRLGKQVILHQSIYETRHLIWSEDEEAKSVKGGV; this is encoded by the coding sequence TTGTATAAATTCATCGCCAAGGAGGCGTTTATTATTCATATTCAGACAAGCATGTGGGGAGAAGTAGAGGTTCAGGAGAAAGACATATATCAATTTCCAAAAGGGTTACCTGGATTTGATGAGGAGACGGAATTTGCGCTGATCCCATGGGAAGACACACCTTTTAGTTATTTACAATCTGTTCGAGAAAAGGACTTGTCTTTCTTGTTGGTAAGTCCATTTACATTTGTTACGGATTATAGTTTTGAATTAAGCGAAGTGGATAAGCAAGAATTGGAGATTGCAGAGCAAGTATCAGTATACTCTCTGGTCACAATTCATTCCCAGACGAATCATTCCACAATGAACCTACTTGCACCTGTTGTGCTCAATCCTGAAAAGCGCCTAGGTAAGCAAGTTATACTCCATCAGTCGATCTATGAGACGCGTCATCTGATCTGGTCAGAAGACGAAGAAGCTAAATCCGTGAAGGGTGGGGTTTGA
- the csrA gene encoding carbon storage regulator CsrA, protein MLVLSRKKGESIVIQDHIEVTVLAVEGDTVRIGISAPKHIDIFRQEIYASIQEANRESATPLAANVEAFMERLRNNGIKKD, encoded by the coding sequence ATGCTGGTATTATCGCGAAAAAAGGGCGAGTCTATAGTTATTCAAGACCACATCGAAGTAACGGTACTAGCAGTTGAAGGAGATACTGTACGCATAGGGATATCTGCACCCAAGCATATTGATATCTTTCGTCAGGAGATCTATGCATCTATTCAAGAGGCTAACAGAGAGTCTGCAACACCGCTTGCGGCCAATGTTGAGGCCTTTATGGAACGTCTTAGAAATAACGGAATAAAAAAAGATTAA
- a CDS encoding flagellin, whose product MIINHNIAALNTHRQLSANTANTNKNIEKLSSGLRINRAGDDAAGLAISEKMRGQIRGLDQASRNAQDGISLIQTAEGALNETHSILQRMRELSNQSANGTNTDSDRQALQDEMNQLTSEINRIGNTTEFNTQKLLNGGIGSGDNAKLTQATKATIAGTQAFTGGDTTGQTASITVDGKTFDLSELLNKDHSATTKADFADALKNVTSGGVKLSDLVDVDSSGAALKFTAKSAGATSTLELKVGTGDDAAAQLLGYATEAAANAVGKVKGDPATVERSGLQAGTDLTAVATNPSIASNASLKFTVGTDSEVEVVLNSGKDAKVYDTKNADANVAKAAMDDLVKDLNAALQSAGLDSKVTASLSKDNEIQFLSETGKDISIAAGAGGALTELGFAGTETVKNVEQVVGAGAQGVGFSTKFQIGANTGQSMSLTINDVRSAALGITGNAGQAGFTKENSVTNGTNDIKAEAALNISTREDASKAIDILDKATSLVSSERAKLGAVQNRLEHTINNLGTASENLTAAESRIRDVDMAKEMMSQTKNNILAQAAQAMLAQANQQPQGVLQLLR is encoded by the coding sequence ATGATTATCAACCATAATATCGCGGCGTTGAACACACACCGTCAACTGTCTGCAAACACTGCTAACACTAACAAAAACATCGAAAAATTGTCTTCCGGTCTTCGCATCAACCGTGCTGGTGACGATGCTGCAGGCTTGGCAATTTCCGAAAAAATGCGCGGTCAAATCCGTGGTTTGGACCAGGCTTCCCGTAACGCTCAAGATGGTATCTCTTTGATCCAAACAGCTGAGGGTGCATTGAACGAAACTCACTCCATCCTGCAACGTATGCGTGAGCTTTCCAACCAATCCGCGAACGGAACAAACACTGATTCCGATCGTCAAGCTCTGCAAGACGAAATGAACCAACTGACTTCCGAAATCAACCGTATCGGTAACACAACTGAGTTCAATACTCAAAAATTGCTTAACGGTGGTATTGGTTCAGGTGATAACGCTAAGTTGACTCAAGCTACTAAAGCTACTATTGCTGGTACGCAAGCATTTACTGGTGGAGATACAACTGGTCAAACAGCTTCTATCACCGTTGATGGTAAGACTTTTGATCTTTCCGAGCTTTTGAATAAAGACCACTCTGCAACTACAAAAGCAGACTTTGCCGATGCTTTGAAAAATGTAACCTCTGGTGGAGTGAAATTGAGCGACCTCGTTGATGTTGATTCTAGCGGTGCTGCACTCAAATTCACTGCTAAATCCGCTGGTGCAACAAGTACGCTTGAGCTTAAAGTAGGAACTGGTGATGATGCTGCAGCACAATTGTTGGGATATGCTACTGAAGCAGCAGCGAATGCTGTTGGTAAAGTTAAAGGAGATCCAGCTACTGTAGAGCGTTCCGGTCTGCAAGCTGGCACTGACCTTACTGCAGTTGCAACTAATCCTAGCATTGCATCCAATGCTTCGTTGAAATTCACTGTTGGTACAGACAGTGAAGTAGAAGTGGTTCTTAATTCTGGCAAAGATGCAAAAGTATATGATACAAAAAACGCGGATGCTAACGTAGCAAAAGCGGCTATGGACGATCTGGTTAAAGATCTGAACGCTGCATTGCAATCTGCCGGACTGGACAGCAAAGTTACTGCTTCATTGTCTAAAGATAATGAAATTCAGTTCCTTTCTGAAACTGGTAAAGATATCAGTATCGCTGCAGGTGCTGGTGGAGCTTTAACAGAACTTGGTTTTGCTGGTACAGAAACAGTTAAAAATGTTGAGCAAGTTGTAGGCGCTGGAGCACAAGGTGTAGGCTTCTCAACGAAGTTCCAAATCGGTGCTAACACTGGTCAATCCATGTCCTTGACAATCAACGACGTTCGTTCCGCTGCCCTGGGAATCACAGGTAACGCAGGACAAGCTGGTTTCACGAAAGAGAACTCCGTTACTAACGGAACTAACGACATCAAAGCTGAAGCTGCTCTGAACATCTCCACTCGTGAAGATGCTTCCAAAGCAATCGACATCTTGGACAAAGCAACTTCCCTGGTTTCCAGCGAGCGCGCTAAACTGGGTGCTGTTCAAAACCGCTTGGAGCACACAATCAACAACTTGGGAACGGCTTCCGAGAACTTGACAGCTGCTGAATCCCGTATCCGTGACGTTGACATGGCGAAAGAAATGATGAGCCAAACGAAAAACAACATCTTGGCTCAAGCAGCTCAAGCAATGTTGGCTCAAGCTAACCAACAACCACAAGGCGTTCTGCAATTGCTTCGTTAA